The following proteins are encoded in a genomic region of Sesamum indicum cultivar Zhongzhi No. 13 linkage group LG8, S_indicum_v1.0, whole genome shotgun sequence:
- the LOC105167416 gene encoding zinc finger protein CONSTANS-LIKE 9 has protein sequence MGYLCDFCGEQRSIVYCRSDAASLCLSCDRNVHSANALSRRHSRTLVCERCNSQPAFVRCIEERISLCPNCDWVGHAGSNVSPAHKRQAVNCYSGCPSAAELSAIWSFLLDLPSVGDSTCEQGMGSMSISDNKPRDCQGSQGKNNTQDASFLVEDSDLNNMDVNKATVCIESCTSLDPKLQNADQLAGSSNSVMPKVFLPGEKGPVECEDDGFYDEFNMDEVDLSIENYEELFGVAHNPEDLFDNDGIDGLFGLKDMSGSDCHGAYPEGSSVGGMKMQPACSNAASADSVVSCKTEPNLCFTRQAHSSLSFSGLNGETSAADYQDCGVSSIVIMGEPPWGPPGPESSIPPSSRSDAVMRYKEKKKTRKFEKKVRYASRKARADVRRRVKGRFVKAGDAYDYDPLSQSRSC, from the exons ATGGGTTATCTTTGTGATTTTTGTGGGGAGCAAAGATCCATTGTGTACTGTCGGTCTGATGCAGCTAGTTTATGTTTGTCCTGTGACCGCAATGTCCATTCTGCAAATGCCCTTTCGAGACGTCACTCGAGGACACTAGTTTGCGAAAGGTGCAATTCTCAGCCAGCTTTTGTTAGATGTATTGAGGAAAGGATATCTCTTTGCCCGAATTGTGACTGGGTGGGGCATGCTGGTTCAAATGTAAGTCCTGCACATAAGAGGCAAGCTGTTAACTGTTACTCTGGTTGCCCCTCAGCTGCAGAACTTTCTGCAATTTGGTCGTTCCTCTTAGATTTACCGTCAGTTGGAGATTCTACTTGTGAGCAGGGGATGGGTTCAATGAGCATTTCTGATAACAAGCCAAGGGATTGTCAAGGTTCCCAAGGAAAGAACAATACTCAAGATGCATCCTTTCTGGTAGAAGATAGTGACCTGAATAACATGGATGTGAATAAAGCAACAGTTTGCATAGAATCATGCACTTCACTTGACCCCAAGTTACAGAATGCGGATCAGCTGGCTGGATCTTCTAACTCTGTTATGCCCAAG GTCTTCTTACCTGGAGAGAAGGGGCCTGTTGAATGTGAGGATGATGGTTTCTATGATGAGTTTAATATGGATGAGGTTGACTTAAGTATTGAGAATTATGAAGAACTTTTTGGTGTAGCTCATAATCCTGAAGATCTTTTTGATAATGATGGAATTGATGGATTATTTGGCCTGAAGGACATGTCTGGATCTGACTGCCACGGTGCTTACCCTGAG GGATCATCAGTTGGAGGAATGAAGATGCAACCAGCATGTAGCAATGCAGCATCTGCAGATTCAGTTGTCAGCTGTAAGACCGAACCCAACTTGTGTTTTACAAGGCAAGCACACTCCAGCCTCTCATTTTCTGGCCTTAATGGAGAGACTAGTGCCGCTGATTATCAAGATTGTGGAGTGTCTTCAATTGTAATCATGGGAGAGCCACCATGGGGTCCTCCAGGCCCTGAAAGTTCTATTCCCCCCTCTAGCAGGAGTGATGCTGTCATGCGTTacaaggagaagaagaagacacGAAA ATTCGAGAAGAAAGTAAGGTACGCATCTCGCAAGGCAAGAGCAGATGTAAGGAGGCGGGTAAAGGGACGGTTTGTCAAGGCTGGTGATGCGTATGATTATGATCCATTGAGCCAAAGCCGAAGCTGCTGA